A window of the Litoribacterium kuwaitense genome harbors these coding sequences:
- a CDS encoding FUSC family protein: MKFGARILKTGLAIVLSLYVAQWVGIEATVFAGIAAAFAIQPSVYKSYQTVLEQAQANIIGALFAILFSLLFGTEPIVIGMVVVLIIAVHLQLKIEQTVSIALVTAIAIMESPVDGFSIYAFQRFSAVMLGVVCAFLVNLAFLPPKYENRLYQSISETTQDIIKWIRLSNYHMTKQNMLKEDIEEFKECLVKLEQVYLLYKDERVYSRKKKYAKARKLVVFRQLLTAANRAFFILSQINRAEHDYQHLPDHVRTPLTQELDTLTRFHEQLLENLRGRTKEVPLEAHHVPIKTRFKELYTLAQNENEPEDEERWMHLFSLVSNLLEYHYELEHLALLLSSFNSFHQEDNELEIKA, translated from the coding sequence ATGAAATTTGGCGCACGAATCCTAAAAACTGGGTTGGCGATTGTGTTATCTCTTTACGTTGCTCAGTGGGTCGGCATTGAAGCTACGGTGTTTGCTGGTATCGCTGCTGCCTTTGCCATCCAACCATCCGTTTATAAGTCTTACCAAACGGTTCTTGAGCAGGCGCAGGCCAATATTATTGGGGCTTTGTTTGCGATATTATTTTCGCTCTTGTTCGGCACTGAGCCTATTGTTATCGGAATGGTTGTCGTACTAATCATTGCGGTTCATTTGCAACTTAAAATAGAGCAAACGGTCTCGATCGCGCTCGTCACGGCGATTGCCATAATGGAAAGTCCTGTTGACGGATTTAGCATTTATGCATTTCAGCGTTTTAGCGCTGTGATGCTCGGTGTCGTTTGCGCGTTCCTTGTGAACCTTGCCTTTCTTCCGCCAAAATACGAAAATCGGTTATATCAATCCATCTCAGAAACAACGCAAGATATTATAAAATGGATTCGGCTAAGCAATTACCATATGACGAAACAAAATATGCTGAAAGAAGATATCGAGGAATTTAAAGAGTGCCTCGTCAAGCTCGAGCAAGTGTATCTTCTCTATAAAGATGAACGTGTCTATTCACGAAAAAAGAAGTATGCGAAAGCGCGCAAACTGGTCGTCTTTCGTCAATTGTTAACCGCAGCGAATCGGGCTTTTTTTATTCTTTCGCAAATCAACCGAGCTGAACACGATTATCAGCACCTTCCTGATCATGTCCGTACACCTTTAACACAAGAACTTGATACGTTGACACGCTTTCACGAACAGCTTCTTGAAAATTTACGAGGACGAACGAAGGAAGTTCCTCTAGAAGCGCATCATGTGCCCATTAAAACTAGATTTAAAGAGCTTTATACTTTAGCGCAAAATGAAAACGAGCCTGAAGATGAAGAACGGTGGATGCATCTTTTTTCTCTCGTCTCGAATCTGTTAGAGTATCACTATGAGCTTGAGCATTTAGCGTTGCTGCTCTCAAGCTTTAACAGCTTTCATCAGGAAGACAACGAACTGGAGATTAAAGCATAA
- a CDS encoding glutamate-1-semialdehyde 2,1-aminomutase has product MDFTKSHSYHQEALRHIVGGVNSPSRSFKAVGGEAPVYMSHAKGAYFWDVDGNKYIDFLGAYGPIITGHAHPAITKAITHAAENGVLYGTPTVLENEFAVLLKETIPSLEKVRFVNSGTEAVMTTIRVARAYTGRTKLLKFAGCYHGHSDHVLVAAGSGPSTLGSPDSAGVPASIASEMLTVPFNDREAFKEAMDTWGHDIAGVLVEPIVGNFGIVEPDEGFLEMVNEVTHEHGGLVIYDEVITAFRFMFGGAQNLLGVEPDLTAMGKIIGGGLPIGAYGGRQDIMEQVAPLGPAYQAGTMAGNPASMASGLACLRLLQAENPYERLDVLGEKLEKGLIKGMTDAGVSGHVQRRGGMLTLYFGVDKVSNYEQAEASDSEMFARFFNGMIQKGIHLAPSKYEAWFITMAHTDEDIEETIQAANDVFKKL; this is encoded by the coding sequence CGGGGAAGCGCCAGTTTATATGAGTCATGCAAAAGGTGCTTATTTTTGGGATGTGGATGGAAACAAATATATTGATTTCCTTGGCGCTTATGGGCCGATTATTACTGGACATGCTCACCCAGCGATTACCAAAGCCATTACGCACGCTGCGGAAAATGGTGTTTTGTACGGAACGCCAACTGTTCTTGAAAATGAATTTGCTGTGTTGTTAAAAGAAACAATTCCTTCATTAGAAAAGGTTCGCTTTGTAAACTCGGGAACAGAAGCGGTGATGACGACGATTCGGGTCGCACGTGCGTACACTGGCCGAACAAAGCTTCTCAAATTCGCCGGCTGCTATCACGGACATTCTGATCATGTGCTTGTTGCTGCCGGTTCAGGACCTTCAACATTAGGGTCGCCTGATTCCGCGGGTGTTCCAGCCTCCATTGCAAGTGAAATGCTTACGGTCCCGTTTAATGATCGCGAAGCGTTTAAAGAAGCGATGGACACTTGGGGTCATGACATTGCTGGCGTTTTAGTCGAGCCGATCGTTGGTAACTTTGGCATTGTTGAACCAGATGAAGGGTTTTTAGAAATGGTGAATGAGGTGACACACGAACATGGTGGTCTCGTCATTTACGATGAAGTCATTACTGCTTTCCGTTTCATGTTTGGCGGAGCACAGAACCTTCTCGGGGTTGAGCCTGATCTTACTGCGATGGGCAAAATTATTGGGGGTGGTCTGCCGATCGGTGCATACGGCGGACGACAAGATATTATGGAGCAAGTGGCGCCACTTGGCCCAGCCTATCAAGCGGGAACGATGGCCGGAAACCCTGCTTCAATGGCCTCTGGTCTCGCATGCCTTCGTCTGCTTCAAGCTGAAAATCCGTATGAACGCCTAGACGTTCTCGGTGAAAAGTTAGAAAAAGGGCTGATCAAAGGAATGACTGACGCTGGAGTGAGCGGACATGTTCAGCGGCGCGGCGGCATGCTCACCTTATACTTCGGTGTCGATAAAGTATCAAATTACGAGCAAGCGGAAGCGTCTGACAGCGAGATGTTCGCGCGTTTCTTTAATGGTATGATTCAAAAAGGTATCCATTTAGCACCATCTAAATATGAAGCTTGGTTTATTACAATGGCGCACACTGACGAAGATATCGAAGAGACGATACAGGCTGCAAATGATGTATTTAAGAAGCTATGA